The sequence ATGATGGAAGGAAGTCTGTATTGTACTTTCAGTATTGTACATAGAAGAAAATTCTCAGTAATAATCGTAAAACTAGTTGAAGATTTGAAATGTTTGGTTTATGCATCTTCCTGGTGAAACTTCGGAAAGTAGAATTTCGAACCAATGTTTGGCAAACCTGCTAGACTTATAATTTGCCaagaaaatatcataaaattgcAAGATTCTAAGCATTCAACTAGAATTTGGGTTCGGacctaaaaaagaaaacaatggGTGTTGTGTTTCTGGAATTTGTGAGAGAAACTCCATTCTTAGCCTTCTCAATAAGTTGTCTTTTTATTGTCTTAATTTTTATGCATATCTATCAAAAAACTTACCCCAAACTTCCTCTTGCTTGGTTGAGTTTCCAGATCATCCCAATAAGTCTTTATCCATGAAATATAATCTTCTCAGGTTCATTAATTTGACAATTTTCTTAAAGCTAATTCTAGCGATGTAAACTTGTCTTGTTATCTTTGATGATCGGTAAGCTTTTAACTTATCAAGGAAGTTGCTTTAGGTTATTTTAATTGTGTGAGTTTCATTCAACTTGTTCCTCATGTATTTAATTGGCAtggttttatttaattataatcaaGTGGGCTGAGTTAAGTAATAATTCATTCCTAAAAAAGTAATCAATAATTTAGTACTTTCATGGGCTAATTATTAGAAATGTAATacattaaaatatctaattatttattttcctgcaaaagaaaaatctaagaGAAATAATGGATATATAGAGATAGTGTTTGgttataaaatatagaagTGGTCAAATGATTTGAAAAAGGGGCTATTTAAAATGCCAAAGTGgctattataattaataattaatatctaaatGATTAAAGAATCTAGCAGTCAAAAATTGAggatatttttgaattatttcaaaaaaaattctagACATTACCTCTAGTATGGACataattgagttatttttattagaatattttattttttaagaaataggatattatatatatgtaaatctTAAGGTATCAAAATGGTTTAGTGAAATGTATATTTAAACATCTAAATTTATGTCATTTAGTCATTTCacttttttaacttttaagtCAACTCGATAAATatctgaattttatttttataatattttaaatatttttctttttcatatgatCCAATAGATATTCaaactctatttttttttatatcatttaaATACCATGCAATTGGTCCTCAtggtttaattaataaaattcatgtttataaaaaataagaaaaataaaatttataaaattttgagttaagattaaagcttaattcatttaaaatagaaGACCAACTTCAAAGATTACCGGTTATCCTACCAAACgtcaaaatagaaaatgactAATCTATTGGTTAAAGAATGCCAAATTTCCCTGTAAACCAGCCTTCAAAAGCATGTgaaacatattaaaatcaagttCATGGCtagtttttttctaaaaaaataaaagaatagaagaagaagaagaagaagaagatcgCTGGCATCGCATTACTATCACGAACAAGATTTGTGGCTGTTACATGGATAAAGGAGATAAAGGAGTATTGAGAATGGAAAAGAACATAGAAAGAAATTGCCTTTTGGTTTGGGGAGTTTAAGTTTGGATGATATTTGATTTACGTCTATTCTCAGTAAATGTAAACTTTTCTGTGGCCATGGTTTTACAGATATGATGTTGATGAAAGTGATGCATTTTACAGATATTTGTCGTTCTGGAGAAAATGAAAGGCACCTGAAAATGACCAATTGTGTGTagttaaatagtaaaatttcagtttgaattttttagaCTATTAGGcctatatattataattttatttttgtttagaagtattgaaaaataaaaaagttatagCTTTGATATCATAGTTAGATTAAAGatagagaataaaaataaaaatgaaaatctttaTGAAGAAGATGAAAGAGACAATAAGagtcttttaattatatatttataagtggAGAGATCTCTATATAAAAACGGAGAGAAAGaactaaaagaacaaaagaaataaaagcttAGTGGTGGTGCATCAATGACACACATTTGAACTATAGAGGCTAAGGAAGTCTTAATGGCCCGGATATAATAATGACCAACGATGAATtgtttagaaaaataaaataatgaaagagaaaaaaataaaaaataattttaatttttaatttattattaatctttaatatttttttattattttagtcaaATAATGTAAGGCTAAATGTCTTCTTATTGTTGGGTATAAACTATAATGGGTCCcgatattaataaatgagtcaATAGTGTTAGTacaattggaaattttttataaattggaaatcttttaaaaatattgatggtaaaattgaaatcaaatgaagtataatgatttaattatcCTTTTTCAAGTTGTTTAGGGACTTTTTTGTATCTTTTGCCAAAAAGGAGACAAACAAGTTATCAGTCCAGAtcaacttatttatttacctaTTTAGAAAGTAgccaattattttaatcaatggCTAAGATTAAAAAGGTTAATCTAAATGGTGAAAAGTGCCTTAGTGCATTAATACACCAAGTGCACTATAGATAAAGCCACAAGAGTATTTATTAACTCGAACGTATAAGGGTTTTACCCTATTGGCTTGGATTcatcaatttaaatataagtttttttcGGATATTCtcgtttaataaaattaatttacttataaagaaaacttttataatctaaagcaacaaattatttattgaaaaataattgagTCTGGGTTTCACAACCTCCTTctagtattaataagaaatcgttgtttctatttttatttttataatttatggaaaaagaataatactagaaaagaggaaagaggagaaattatatataaacagactcttttaaatattttattttattttttatttttacttttattttaaacagatttataaaatagtaacCGTTTAATTAtctgaatatttttataaatgggTATTTAACGGATATGATATCCCCtatctatttaaatatctataaatatatttaataactcTATATATTAAACATGTTCTTATTGGATTCAGATAGTATATTAGCATTTTTAATCGGATTTGAGACAATTcggataataaaaataattttttaaatggatttgagtatatatattttaatcggATTTGAATTTGCGTATCCTTAAATGGACGGTTCCTACTCATTGCTATTCCTAGTAGACCTTGACCACTAGCACTAGCAATGGTTAACTCCATATCTTGTGCACAAATAGCCAATTCTTCAAAGGGTTTAGGCTTGATAGCTTAAAGAATGTAACGTAGTCCCCAATACACTCCTTGAATACACATTTCTAGAGCAGAGGCATCAGAAAGGCCACCTTACAATTCATGCTTAGATTTCTGCATCTATAAATGTAGTTGATTACAGGCTCATCGATCCATTAGGATGAGTTGGTAAGCTCTATCATGCTCACAATTCGGCGAGTACTATAGAAGCGATTGAGAAACTCTTGTTCCAATTGTTCCCAACCATCAATAGTTCCTGGCTCTATGTTTGTATACCAATCAAAAGCATTTCCTTTTAAAGACCAAACAAACTGTTTGACCATCAAATCACCATAAGTGCTGCATTGTTGCAAGTTTCTTTGAATTGGGTTATATGTTGCCTTGGATTGCCTTTACTAtcaaattgttaaaaatttgGCAGTTGGTAGTTTGCAGGCATCTTCACGAGATCAATTCTGTGGGAGTATGCCTTAGTATACATATCGGAAGGTTGGGTGATGCTTTCAACTTGATCTTTGATAGCCTCGTTAATGAGATCTTTTAGCTGACTAGCTTGGATAGATCTATTAGTCATGATTAGGAGGTGTTTTGGAAGCGGAATTATAGGAGTTTTCGCAGCGTTTTCAGTTTGTAGAGCTAGGCTCTTAGCAACCGTTACTCTCTTTTCAGTCAAGTTGTCAACTTTCCTTGTCAGAATGGCGATTTATTTGTCTTTCTCTTCAATTAAGTAACTAAGATTTTCCAAAAGTTTGCTCATCCTAGCAACTAGTGCTTCTAAAGAACTGGTGTTGGTCATCTTGACAGTCATGACATCAGAACAGTTGTTGGGTGACATAGGCGTATGAGGATAATTTGGGATATCATCGACGTGGAGCTGAACGATATCATTGCCAGTTGGCGAAATAAGATCTCCTTTTGCCTTTTGTGGAGATTGAACAGGCGACAACACTTCTTTTGTCACTTGTGGGGGAACAAGTGTTTATTGAAGCAGAGGAAGAGTTCAGGCATAAATGTTCTCAATCAACATCTCTTTGAGGATAGCCCTTGAGCTAGCATTAGTAgttgattttgatttgatattatttgagttttatccagtaaattaattttatttaaattaattactaaataatataTGCAAGTTCAACTAGATAATTGCCCGCCATGGgtggtttaattttaatatcaataagaattataaaattactaaaattaaaattgaataataccATATCAcaaatatttagtaaaataaaaaaaaattaattgactATATAACTtactaaatataaatctataaattttttatgctGAATCTTTTATTGTGATAACGATAAATATTTGTTGTgatgtaataaaatatgtaatggAATCACTATTAAATTACATGCTCCATTATTTTAtctgataataaaatattttttatataatgtgTGGGCAGTTTCAGGtgcgcacccaagtgtctttagcaacTACAATACTGTAAAATTTTTTAACCTAATAAGATTACACTAACTAATAACAGAGACTAGCACAAAGATAGGAATTGCTATCTGGGTATTTCTCTAGAAAACTTTTTCTAATTGACTGacatttctcaattacataaggAAGTTTCACCACGTCTAGAGATGGATTCAGGAgctaacttccttatttatatatctttgtctttaattaTGTTGTTTAACgggctattccctataaatgcaacataaatatttctaCACATCAAGCATTACAGCCTGTGAGGTCCACCTGAGTCTAATCCATTTTATTAAGCATCGCCTAcatttaaagttattaatttaatttacttatataaGGCTCACCTAGTCTAGCTCAATTATAGATTATGCTTTTGAATTCCAGCCTTAACCTAATAGACTACTTTTATGATAAGGCCCAATTAGGTAATCTTAAATCTAATGTGGCCTAATTAGGTCAATTTAAAACATGACAAAGTCCCCTCAGTCTATATAAGTTTTATATCAAAGCCCAATATGCCATCTTATTACCTAATAGACTACAATTTTTATGCTAAGTCCAGTTTTAAGGCTTAAGTCTATAAGTCCAAATTTAATTAGGCAAAATCATAATAGATATTCGTCATCCATCCAAAATAAAgcgaaaaaataaataaattaaatctagctattacaaccctccAACAACtaagaaattgaaagaaaaacatctTAAACTAACttatagtataaaaatatcaccaaaatatattaaaatctaaaaaattggGGTTTAAAGGTGAACAGTCAATCAGCTCAACACAGAGCTAAATCGGCTCTAGGGACTTTTCCAGCctagtttttttatttcagtttatGAAGATTGTAATGCTGATGATGTTGAATTTGGGAAACCCTAATGTTGCCACTGTTGAATGTTGATCTTTGAGTCTTTAGAGATGATGAGGTGGTGAAATCAAATATTGGTTGAGAATCCACTATTGCTTGGGTTTGAGATTCTGTCGTTCAAAAAAATAGAGTTTTCAAATCTCTAGTTCTTACTTAGTGACTTTTCCTTTGATTGAAGCTCTTATAATTGATGTGTGTCActctaataattaatgatgGAGCTCTAGTAATTAATCACTCTAGCTAACCCTAGATCTAGACCATATTATATTGTGACAGTCTCGCCTAGAGAAGCGATCCGACAAGGGCTGGAAGTGGACGCCGGGGCAAAGATAGGATGCCTAGACAAGGAGTGGCTTCTCGCAGGCTTCTAAGATGGTAGCATTCTAAGGTACATGATACATGAATGAGTCGAATTGCATATCGAAATGAGATGGAGAATGGTTGATactatatatgtaaagagatggaactaatcacatgaggtgCATTTTGATTGTTTGGATGTAGAGTTGTAGAAACTCTAAATTTAAACGTGCTTAGTTAAGAGAAATTCCAGGATGGTGACCTCCTaggaagttctcgaacccgctAAAGGGACAAAACTGTGAGGCTAGTAGGGGCCAAAGCGGAAAATATCTATGTGATCTAGTTTCGAATCGTTATAAATGGTGTCAAAGCAGGACCCCTCTAATAGATGTGGGGTTCAAGGACGAACCAAGCGGAAGCTCGTGGGCATGAGACAGCTTGGCCTAGAGAAGCGATTCGACGAGGGTGGAAAGTGGACGCCAGGGTAAGgataggatgcctggacaaggagcggcttctggcagacttctaggatggcagcactctaaggtatgGGAGTACATGAATGAGTCGAATTGCACATCTAAATGAGAcggggaatggttgataacagaactaatcacatgaggtgctttttaattgtttggctgtggagttgtagaaactacaaagttaaacgtgcttggttcagagaaattccagGATGAGTGACACCTCTTGGGAAGTTTTCGAACCCGTCAAAGGAACAAAACCGTGAGGCTAGTGGGGGGTCAAAGCAGACAATATCTCCTGTGATCTCGTTATGGATCATTATATATTCTATAGCAATATGGATAGGAATCCTAGAGGAGCAAATAACCatgcaattattttaattaaaaaatcttttaaattatcGTTTCTCTTATcagattaatatataataaaataaaatcttttaaattcaaataattatcactaaatatatttaagtttTTCAAGAATTATCACAAACATCTTTTAGAAACTTCttctttatcaattttagCATTTTAGGTAAAAAAACACACGTGAAACATCgtcaaattttagaaaatagccAATCGACACTGTGTAGAGCCGGTCAGCTCTGCACAACTAAGCCGTTTAAAGCTAATTCAGCTGTATATAGAACCAATTGACTCTaaagagtaaaaaaaattttaaaattttgaaaatctaGTCTCTAAACTtgtaaaaaatactatttcacccctcaaatttaattttttctgtcAATTggatccaaattgattctagaaaagtaattctaaatctaattattCTTAATCCTTACTTGGATTCATCCATCCTCAATCTCCCGAGACTCAAGAAAGGTAATAACTTTCATCTCGGATTTTCCGTAATTCTCTCGATATCGAGATCCGAAAAATGGATACTGACATAATGTAATgacaaataaattatgtaattaaatatgtttaatttaatataatgcttaatatataaaagcttatgtaattatgattatttatagtatatttatatattttatttttattaatataatttaaatatttttaaccatTATCCACTACCATTATCCGGTGGCCGATGATTGAATTCTAATggtattttaaaactaataaattttaatattatttttaaatagtttattaacattttgttttataccaactattataaataaaataaatattaaaatcaaaattgtaATAGtattacattatatatatatatatatatattactataaCATGTTTAAAACATGGTAATGGaatgattattatttacatTCCATTCCATTATGCTACACAAAGGAAAAACAAAGCGACGAAAACTACACATCTTTCTTAGAATAAAACATCCTTAATACTAGCTGGAGGATCATCGAAGACATGAAGACTTAACTGCAAATCACCGCCAATGTATCTCACTAACACTACTCATCACCTCTTTGTTGTAAGGCAGACTCGGAGACACAATTTGTGACACCATAAATCAACTAGAAGAGGCATTTCCAAGCGAGTCGGGTCTAAACCCGAACTTCATAGCTTCTCCATTGGAAGATCTAGGACCACTAACAACCTTAAAACCTTTTGCTCGTCTGTTTACTGCAATTGATGTCTAGTAAAGTTTTTTTCTTCGTGAAACATGTGTGAATATTGTTGTTGTTCTTGATACAATCTTTGGTTGATTTGAATCAAAGATTGTTGTTTGTGTTGATTATTTTTGTAAGGGTGATGGataaaattttacacaattcagtaaaatttttaaaaaatatatatatactataaaattataatgctATTTATATtgtcttttcatttattatataacttttatcatATGTTATACAAAAATAGAAATCTTATAATGTTACAGAAATAAGTtgcataatttatttaaaaatttattaaatcacATCCATTTTATGTAAaacatatgaatatataatatttatattgattatataaattttctttctaaaagaaaatttacacTATATATTATGTAAAGAGAGATTtttgacaagttaattaaaaatattatttaatatgataaaattttgcatgatttagtaaaaatttataaatatatatatatatatatattatgtaattataatgatatttatgccatctttcatttattatataatttttatcatatagtatacaaaaattgagtttttataatattatggAAATAAGTTGCATAACTTgtttaaaaatcattaaatcataacattttaaataaaaatcacaaaTATGTAATTTCTGctgattatatattttttattctagatagtaaattataatatttcagaccaattaattaaaaaatttaattaatatgataaaattttaaaaattttagtaaaagattgtagaaagatatatattatgaaaCTATAATgctgtttatattttttttatttattatataatttctatcatatggtatacaataatgaaaatttataatgttaTGGGAGTTgcataatttcattaaattttttaagtcaTGTCCATTttacatgaaaaaaaaatattagtgtGTAATATTTATGCTggttatgtaattttttattctaaaaaataatttatacacTATCTTGTGCAAagagaaaatttaattgaaaaatttatctaatatgaaaaatgTTTACACAATTTAGTGaaactttataaaaagatatacattatgaaattataatactattatattattttttttatttattatataatttatatcatatatGGTATACAAAAGTTAAAATCTTATAatgttaaagaaataaattgtataatttgtttaaaattttattaaatcactttcattttaaataaaatataaatatgtaatatttatggttattttataatatttttatgttatatagAATTTTCAACATTtgatgtaaataaaaaatttaaactgaTACAATGATATACAAATTATATGAAAGTTATGTAATATAacactatttttacatatttttaatatatgaaaacttttgtattaatcaattatttaattagttatttttgtaatttacaAACATTTTGGAATTACTTTaatgaagttaaaaattaattaatctcatatattgaatttaaaacctaaatctttttattctaGGATTACTTTAGTCAAGAACAAGTTTTCATAGAGGAGGTTCCTCCATCATGTATGGGTTTGGATTTTGGACAATAAATCCACTGTTTCTTCTTAATATAATAAGTTTTGTCTGAGAAAAAGAATTGCTTAAAACAGTAAACAGAGGCATTACTGCCCCAAAGCGCAGcgtttaatataatatatatattaaacactTCAAAGCCATCAAAATCTAGGATTTAAActaaatatgcaaaatcatttcttaataatattaatagttaTATCTCATAATTTAAGTTACGTATAAAAGAAATCGTTTGAAATAGATGATTTAcgatttttgaaaaaaataaataaaaagagcgataaaaatataaaagaaaacttaatatccatttcaaattttaaaatattaaaattagaaagtaACTTGTATTAGTAGTTATTggtaaataactaataataaaaaataaaatgtaagaaaaagaagaatgtaTATTGGACCAACAAAACATCTACAtatccatcatcatcatatgtaattttgaaaaatatattatgattatagttagttaaaatattaatttattaatatatgatcaaaatattctttttggaAGTTTAATAAAGATACAAATAGAAGGCTTAATATAAAAGCTAAATATTTATCCAAAAAAGAAAGCCAGATAACTCAAAACAGTATAAACAGCAGCGTCGTGTGAAAACGAGTTTGAAGTTACGATTATTAAGAGAAAGAACAAGTGTTTTGCGAGATTGGTAAGGAGAGCATCGTAGCTGCTTAGGGTTTTTGAGTTAGGGTTTCTGAATTGGGGGGATTTCAGACTAAGAATGACGATCAATGATGTGCTTCCATTGCCGCCAGGTATTCGATTCAATCCCACGGATGATGAACTTATTTCTTATTATCTATCAAACAAGATTAAGGGTATACCATTGCCTTTGAATCTGATCGTGGAATGTGATATTTACGGAGATAAGCCTCCGTGGGAAATCTGCCATGGGAGGAAACAAGAAGAATGTTACTTCTTTACAACTTTAAAGAAAGCTAGCAAAAATCGGGTTGCCAGAACTGCTGCTGGTGGAGAGTGGCGTGGCAACAATTCTGGAAAGGAAGTCATGGACaggaaaacaaagaaagtcATTGGGGTGAAGAAACAATTTACTTTCAAGCCTAGGAAAGGGAAGAAAGGCACTTCATGTACTTCAACGAGCAACGCAAAAGCAACAGGATGGATCATGCATGAGTATTCTTTGATGGGAGGAAAAGATTCCAGTGATGGCTATGCTCTTTGTCATATCACGAAACATTGCAGGGGACAGAAGAAAGATGATGATGGAGAGCcaataattataactaatcaGTTGGTCTTCGATCGGTATGTTTCATCACAAGAAGCTAGACCAGGTgaatttaataatcaagtcAACATTGGAGGGTTCTATCAAGGATATGCGTTTGAGGATGCTGATAATCAAAACAACAGTGGAGAGGCTGCTATGGCAGAAAATTTGGCGCGCCATCAAGTACATTTGATTAAGGATGGTGATCAAATCAACAACAGAGAGGCTGTTGTGGCAGAGAATGCGATGTTCGATCAAGTACGTATGATTGAGGATGGTAatcaaatcaagaatggagGGCTATATGCGATTGAAGATGCTGATGATCAACTCAACAATAGAGAGGTTGTTATGGGAGAGACATTGA comes from Ricinus communis isolate WT05 ecotype wild-type chromosome 5, ASM1957865v1, whole genome shotgun sequence and encodes:
- the LOC8277315 gene encoding NAC domain-containing protein 53, with the protein product MTINDVLPLPPGIRFNPTDDELISYYLSNKIKGIPLPLNLIVECDIYGDKPPWEICHGRKQEECYFFTTLKKASKNRVARTAAGGEWRGNNSGKEVMDRKTKKVIGVKKQFTFKPRKGKKGTSCTSTSNAKATGWIMHEYSLMGGKDSSDGYALCHITKHCRGQKKDDDGEPIIITNQLVFDRYVSSQEARPGEFNNQVNIGGFYQGYAFEDADNQNNSGEAAMAENLARHQVHLIKDGDQINNREAVVAENAMFDQVRMIEDGNQIKNGGLYAIEDADDQLNNREVVMGETLMFDQAYVNEGGNQINNGSPTAMTGAGIITNTVAPREELQTEYGMEPEWAYLEKGSWFSDFDPAEIARMSTALDDAIAKNAFS